One part of the Lycium ferocissimum isolate CSIRO_LF1 chromosome 8, AGI_CSIRO_Lferr_CH_V1, whole genome shotgun sequence genome encodes these proteins:
- the LOC132066947 gene encoding WEB family protein At3g02930, chloroplastic-like, which produces MQEQKGKFEEEVRQGLKAGELLAELKNLKELHSNTQEELKIKDNNIMSLKFEPERAKQFQIKLTEKDDGLRKLREELSNAKENEAHAMDLLSNFKKRVHELEAEVANRRLSESKIFDSFEQTKIELEESKVEISSLHEEIESLQASFEQNRNGKIALEKELGCLRFELGLAKANLAKIQEREKFASSTAKALSDELFLLRNELKLATDAEEKSQKALEDLALALKEVATEAFEAKAKLSASQLELEQVKDEAGQLKHMVRNTEARHEKLLDEAKKENESLLAEAEEEKACAQHEAARLTESLKASKKEMYKLRGILKQAINEAKVAIAAAGLAGDENIQLKDSLAEKEELIRLLTRENERLRINEVSAHENVEEFKRLFSSSSLKTEDKEQEEDPQGKKTSSLNISELNLQQEQENADMKIQDHNHEKAEALTDSISDTNESPKSEAEPHTPKQPHTARSAFSDDGGTLKTEYLCNSSSLKTEDTEQEKEHYEDPQVKKTSSLNIIDLNLQQEQESLDAKIQDKNPEKAEAIKVSHHRRATTPALSDDGGALKTEDSDSDRSPPSRKKKKALFRRVGDLIRRKSFHKRESST; this is translated from the exons ATGCAAGAGCAAAAGGGAAAATTTGAGGAGGAGGTTAGGCAGGGATTAAAGGCTGGGGAACTATTAGCAGAGCTAAAGAATTTAAAGGAATTACATTCTAATACTCAAGAAGAATTGAAGATTAAAGATAACAATATTATGTCATTGAAATTTGAGCCTGAGAGAGCAAAACAGTTTCAGATTAAGTTAACAGAGAAAGATGATGGTTTAAGGAAATTGAGAGAGGAATTGAGTAATGCAAAAGAGAATGAGGCTCATGCAATGGATTTATTatccaatttcaagaaaagggttCATGAATTAGAAGCTGAAGTAGCGAATAGACGATTATCGGAGTCCAAAATATTTGATTCATTTGAACAAACTAAGATTGAACTTGAAGAATCCAAGGTTGAGATATCTTCTCTTCATGAGGAAATTGAATCACTCCAGGCTTCGTTTGAGCAAAATAGAAACGGAAAGATTGCTTTGGAGAAGGAATTGGGATGCCTCAGGTTTGAACTTGGATTGGCGAAGGCGAATTTGGCCAAGattcaagaaagagagaaatttgCTTCATCAACGGCCAAGGCATTGAGTGATGAATTGTTCTTGCTTAGAAATGAACTTAAATTGGCAACCGATGCAGAAGAAAAGAGCCAAAAGGCATTGGAGGATTTAGCGTTAGCGCTGAAGGAAGTTGCAACCGAAGCTTTTGAGGCCAAGGCGAAGCTTAGTGCTTCTCAATTAGAACTAGAACAAGTAAAAGATGAGGCAGGACAATTGAAACATATGGTCAGAAACACCGAGGCTCGGCATGAAAAGCTTTTGGATGaggcaaaaaaggaaaatgagtcACTTTTGGCTGAAGCTGAAGAAGAAAAAGCTTGTGCTCAGCACGAGGCTGCTAGACTCACGGAGTCTCTTAAAGcatcaaagaaagaaatgtacaAATTGAGGGGTATTTTGAAGCAGGCTATAAATGAAGCGAAGGTTGCAATAGCTGCTGCTGGCCTAGCTGGAGATGAAAATATTCAACTCAAAGATTCCTTAGCTGAAAAGGAGGAATTGATTCGTCTTCTTACTCGAGAGAACGAACGACTTAGGATTAATGAAGTTTCAGCTCATGAAAATGTCGAGGAATTTAAACGGTTGTTTTCTTCATCATCACTCAAAACCGAGGATAAGGAGCAAGAAGAGGATCCCCAAGGCAAGAAAACTTCCAGCCTCAACATTAGTGAGCTGAATttgcaacaagaacaagaaaatgcaGACATGAAAATCCAAGATCACAATCACGAAAAGGCTGAGGCACTTACGGACTCAATATCTGATACTAATGAATCACCAAAATCAGAGGCAGAGCCCCATACACCGAAACAG CCACATACAGCAAGATCTGCCTTCtcagatgatggaggaacactAAAAACAGAATATTTGTGCAATTCGTCATCACTCAAAACCGAGGATACGGAGCAAGAAAAGGAACATTATGAGGATCCTCAAGTCAAGAAAACTTCCAGCCTCAATATTATTGACCTAAATttgcaacaagaacaagaaagtTTAGACGCGAAAATCCAAGATAAGAATCCTGAAAAGGCTGAGGCAATCAAGGTATCTCATCATCGGAGAGCGACCACACCTGCCTTATCAGATGATGGAGGAGCACTAAAAACAGAAGACTCGGATAGTGATAGAAGTCCTCCTAgtaggaagaagaaaaaagcgTTGTTTCGAAGAGTTGGTGATCTCATAAGGAGGAAGAGTTTTCATAAGAGGGAATCATCCACTTAA
- the LOC132068481 gene encoding ADP-ribosylation factor-like protein 2 isoform X1: MGLLSIIRKIKRKEKEMRILMVGLDNSGKTTIVLKINGEDTSVISPTLGFNIKTITYQKYTLNIWDVGGQKTIRSYWRNYFEQTDGLVWVVDSSDLRRLDDCRYELHNLLKEERLSGASLLIFANKQDIQGALSPDEIAKALNLEAMDNSRHWRIVGCSAYTGEGLLEGFDWLVQDVASRIYMLD; the protein is encoded by the exons ATGGGACTTCTCAGCATTATTCGAAAGATCAAGcgaaaggaaaaggaaatgcGCATCCTTATGGT GGGTCTTGACAACTCTGGTAAGACAACgattgttttaaaaataaatgggGAAGACACGAGTGTCATCAGTCCGACTCTTGGcttcaacatcaaaaccatCACGTATCAGAA GTATACCCTCAATATATGGGATGTCGGGGGGCAGAAAACAATACGGTCTTATTGGAGAAACTACTTTGAGCAAACTGATGGCTTGGTGTGGGTTGTGGATAGTTCTGATCTGAGAAGGCTAGATGACTGTAGATACGAGCTGCATAATCTTCTGAAGGAAGAG AGGCTATCAGGAGcatcattattgatttttgCAAATAAGCAGGACATACAAGGAGCTCTTTCTCCAGATGAAATAGCCAAA GCGCTTAATCTGGAGGCTATGGACAATAGCCGGCACTGGAGAATCGTGGGATGTAGCGCATACACCGGGGAAGGTCTACTTGAGGGATTTGATTGGCTGGTACAAGACGTTGCTTCACGAATCTATATGCTTGATTAA
- the LOC132068481 gene encoding ADP-ribosylation factor-like protein 2 isoform X2: MGLLSIIRKIKRKEKEMRILMVGLDNSGKTTIVLKINGEDTSVISPTLGFNIKTITYQKYTLNIWDVGGQKTIRSYWRNYFEQTDGLVWVVDSSDLRRLDDCRYELHNLLKEERLSGASLLIFANKQDIQGALSPDEIAKRGEIISFF; this comes from the exons ATGGGACTTCTCAGCATTATTCGAAAGATCAAGcgaaaggaaaaggaaatgcGCATCCTTATGGT GGGTCTTGACAACTCTGGTAAGACAACgattgttttaaaaataaatgggGAAGACACGAGTGTCATCAGTCCGACTCTTGGcttcaacatcaaaaccatCACGTATCAGAA GTATACCCTCAATATATGGGATGTCGGGGGGCAGAAAACAATACGGTCTTATTGGAGAAACTACTTTGAGCAAACTGATGGCTTGGTGTGGGTTGTGGATAGTTCTGATCTGAGAAGGCTAGATGACTGTAGATACGAGCTGCATAATCTTCTGAAGGAAGAG AGGCTATCAGGAGcatcattattgatttttgCAAATAAGCAGGACATACAAGGAGCTCTTTCTCCAGATGAAATAGCCAAA AGAGgggaaattatttctttcttctga
- the LOC132068482 gene encoding histone H3.3: MARTKQTARKSTGGKAPRKQLATKAARKSAPTTGGVKKPHRYRPGTVALREIRKYQKSTELLIRKLPFQRLVREIAQDFKTDLRFQSHAVLALQEAAEAYLVGLFEDTNLCAIHAKRVTIMPKDIQLARRIRGERA; encoded by the exons ATGGCCCGTACCAAGCAAACTGCTCGTAAGTCTACTGGAGGAAAGGCTCCTAGGAAGCAACTTGCCACAAAG GCTGCACGTAAGTCTGCTCCTACCACTGGTGGTGTTAAGAAGCCACACAGATACCGTCCTGGTACTGTTGCTCTTCG TGAGATTCGTAAGTACCAAAAGAGTACTGAGCTCTTGATCAGGAAGCTTCCATTCCAGAGGCTTGTCCGTGAAATTGCCCAGGACTTTAAG ACTGATCTCCGTTTCCAGAGTCATGCGGTGCTGGCTCTGCAAGAGGCTGCTGAGGCCTATTTGGTGGGTCTCTTTGAAGACACTAACCTTTGCGCAATTCACGCCAAGCGCGTAACTATTATGCCAAAGGACATTCAGCTCGCCAGGCGAATCCGGGGGGAGCGTGCTTAG